In a genomic window of Gossypium arboreum isolate Shixiya-1 chromosome 7, ASM2569848v2, whole genome shotgun sequence:
- the LOC108473854 gene encoding 60S ribosomal protein L18a-like, which produces MVAFRFHQYQVVGRGLPTDADEHPKIYRMKLWATNEVRAKSKFWYFLRKLKKVKKSNGQVLAINEIFEKNPTKIKNYGIWLRYQSRTGYHNMYKEYRDTTLNGAVEQMYTEMASRHRVRFPCIQIIKTATIPAKLCKRDSTKQFHNSKIKFPLVSKKVRPPTRKLKTTYKATKPNLFM; this is translated from the exons ATGGTTGCTTTTAGG tttcaTCAATACCAAGTGGTGGGCAGAGGTCTTCCTACAGACGCAGATGAGCATCCCAAGATTTACCGTATGAAGCTTTGGGCCACTAACGAAGTCCGTGCCAAATCCAAGTTTTG GTATTTTTTGAGGAAGCTGAAGAAGGTGAAGAAAAGCAATGGACAAGTTTTGGCCATCAATGAG ATCTTTGAGAAAAACCCTACCAAGATCAAGAACTATGGCATTTGGCTGCGATATCAAAGTCGAACTGGTTATCACAATATGTACAAGGAATACCGAGACACAACCCTCAATGGTGCTGTAGAACAGATGTACACTGAGATGGCGTCTCGTCACCGGGTGAGGTTTCCTTGTATTCAAATCATCAAGACAGCTACCATCCCAGCAAAACTTTGCAAGAGGGACAGCACCAAGCAGTTCCACAACTCCAAAATCAAATTCCCACTGGTATCCAAGAAGGTCAGGCCACCAACTAGGAAGCTCAAGACGACATACAAGGCAACCAAACCCAACTTGTTTATGTAG